The genomic DNA TTTTCCCCGGatctgaatagtcagtcctgcgtacggggaggcggtcttctggatgggatttgaaccccggtcctgtcgtgtgaagattgGCACCCCtgtcgccttggccaccgggAAAATTTTAGTTACTCAAACAGTTTTTATAAAAGTGACCTAAAATTGAAACCGAAATAAGAGCATCAAGATAAAAACTGTCTAAAGCTCAATTATTCTTATCTATGTTACTGACTGGCTGTTTAATTTACTAActttcaatcaattttacCACCAGGTGAGGTAAGCTTCAAGGAGGCAGCCCTCAAGATATGGGCCCAGCTGATGGGAGGTTGCTGCATATTCCGCTACGTCCAGCTGTACTGGTGGTTCGAGTTTGCCGAAACACACGAAGGCCGTGCCTTTGAGGACTGCAAAGCCGATCTGCAGGTACGTGTGAGCTGGCTGGAAGCTCCAATTTGACACCCCTAGTCACAACTCCATTTCCCTCCCAAGGTGAACCTGTATCTCGGCGCGTTCATCGAAGGATTCGCCACGCTCTGTTGCCGACTGGCGTCGAAGGTGATCTCCGAGAAGGATGCCCGGTTTGGCGCGTTCATCGACTCGTTCATCGGTACCAGCCTAGTGGTTGCCGGTAAAGGGAAATCCTAGCGCGGTCGGCCTGCTACCGGCACGAATGTAACGCACAgctatttttatgtttgcagCATTCAACTACTCGGGCGGCTACTTCAACCCCGTACTGGCGACCGCCCTGAAGTGGGGCTGCGCCGGTAATTCGGCCCTGGAGCACATCATCGTGTACTGGATTGGTTCGTGCGTTGGTGCCGTCCTGTCGGTGCCACTCTTCAAAACGGCCACCTTCCGCAACATGTTCCTAGCGGAGAAGACCAAGAGCGAATAGAGGCGCGTTCGGGAAGATGTACTCAACccgccaaaaacaaaaaacaaaaatccctccCAATAACTCTAGGCCATAGCAAAACGATCTAGTCAAGGGTGATGATTTCGTGGTggaatttttgctttattCTTTAATGTTTACGTGTCCTTGCAGTTCCTTGTCCTAGCGAAAGCTGAAgcagctactactactactactactacgagATCGCAGCGAATGGATGCATTTCCGTCCCAGTCCCGCAGAAACGAACGATGTGCTTAACGATGTGATACCGGGCCCGGAACCGGAAGTCTTATGATACCACTCGAATAAAGATGCTTTCCGTTTACCTCTAAGCCCGGTTCATGTTTAAAATCCATCCAGCACGTTGTCATCGTAGAACGGGAGATCGAACCATTGCCACATGTCAGTGCGGGAGGTGTCCAGTACATAGCGTACGCAACGGCGAAGAAAAATTCTACCGGAAAATTGGAAGTAGTTGGGCGTTAGTGAAGGTTGATCGTTCGAGCAGGCCAGTTACTTACTTGTTCGTATGCTCAGCACAGTCCACTATCGGGTGCTGCTTTTTGTAGCACTGATCTCGTACAGTGAAGTAAAAGTTGCCAAGCTTGTTGGAGAAGGTTGTGTTCACTCGGCGCAGACAGTTCTGGAAGTCACGATCACATTTACAGTGCAGTCTGTGGGAGAGTTGGGATAAGGCTATTAGTAATCCTTCCTGTACGATCACTATCTACTAATCGGACCGTGTGAAGTAATCGTTGTTCTTCAGTCCATATTTCGTTTCACCGGCTGGGATGTTATCGCAATGATCGTGATCGCGACAGCACTTGTCCACTTCGGAGTTTGAGCCAAGATCCTCATAATCGCTGGCGGTGTTGCCCGGTCCACACCACTTGGTGCCTAGAAGCAATGGTTGTCAGTTGAAACAGTTTGAAACTACTGATCGCTAACCCGGTCTATAGCTCCCCTACCTGGCACGGTGAGATTGATGCGTTCCACGGTACGATTCGATCGAGACTTGCCATGCTCATCGTTGTGCTGTTCCAGCTCGTCAAACGTTTCCACATTTTTGTACAGCAGCTTCGCACCAACCGTTTGCACTCCAATCGATGCCACCACACACAGGAAGGGAATGGCCAACAGCTTCATGGTTGGAGATACAATGTTTGTTTCCGGGGGCTTCAAGCAATAAACTACCACATCCGGCACACAAAGTGTATTCGTGGCGTAGAGTGCGCGTCTTTATATATATAAAGGCATGCATGTAGAATGGGAGAGGGTTTTTGTCATTCCAAGCGGTTCGCATAGTTGCGATATAGTGTTTGC from Anopheles stephensi strain Indian chromosome 2, UCI_ANSTEP_V1.0, whole genome shotgun sequence includes the following:
- the LOC118507215 gene encoding phospholipase A2-like, whose translation is MKLLAIPFLCVVASIGVQTVGAKLLYKNVETFDELEQHNDEHGKSRSNRTVERINLTVPGTKWCGPGNTASDYEDLGSNSEVDKCCRDHDHCDNIPAGETKYGLKNNDYFTRLHCKCDRDFQNCLRRVNTTFSNKLGNFYFTVRDQCYKKQHPIVDCAEHTNKIFLRRCVRYVLDTSRTDMWQWFDLPFYDDNVLDGF
- the LOC118507214 gene encoding aquaporin-11, which produces MATIEQLGYSAFFIALTCIFAIVARRLNERMSKDGLVKDLIFEAIAAAELCGCCFELIIVADNFGVATYAVFLFTLTIWWGRNWGSATACPYTYMEQIVEGEVSFKEAALKIWAQLMGGCCIFRYVQLYWWFEFAETHEGRAFEDCKADLQVNLYLGAFIEGFATLCCRLASKVISEKDARFGAFIDSFIGTSLVVAAFNYSGGYFNPVLATALKWGCAGNSALEHIIVYWIGSCVGAVLSVPLFKTATFRNMFLAEKTKSE